From Flavobacteriales bacterium, one genomic window encodes:
- a CDS encoding DUF4139 domain-containing protein: MKNYFLSSVLLLFVFNALGANEEKVLKSKIEKVTVYINGAEIQQSASVSLAEGSNVLVVKNVSSKVSKESIRAQFGNGVKVLSLHFEQDKITKGKQDSVRLVRISDTLMLVDKEKRRLNASIAALEAEKATITANSNLLSGQNNVTVAELSKLSELYRTRMNEVYKQIWMSNESLADLNRLIGKYNEEIQKIRNVVKVEYFYQIRITVHSPGPVSTNMNLKYLVGGAAWVPQYDIHSDGVDKGIRLDYNANVMNQSGEDWNNVKIVLSTSDPLQNQDLPDLAPWYLNYGSNNQNSQRQLSKEEAQARNGDVKILDNVAYREIVVSNVAVDFPIDGSYTIPSDSKLYRLDVNSNQLDATFKYKAVPKIDNSAYLVAQLTGWEKLNLIQGPSNVYFRGTFIGKSYIDPNTYGDTLNLSMGRDNKVVVNRIKVEDKDAQKVIGSNKKETYTYKISMKNSNSTPIHVELNDQLPVSQNSEITVEVHEISNAITEDYTGKLTWNVDLKAGESKEFLISFTVKYPKGKNVKVNKADKNMYRTISSPSF; this comes from the coding sequence ATGAAAAACTATTTCCTCAGCTCCGTACTCTTGTTATTTGTCTTCAACGCCCTGGGGGCCAATGAGGAAAAAGTGTTAAAATCGAAAATCGAGAAAGTCACCGTGTACATCAACGGTGCCGAAATTCAGCAGAGCGCTTCGGTTTCGCTGGCCGAGGGTTCCAATGTGCTGGTGGTAAAAAATGTTTCTTCGAAGGTTTCCAAAGAAAGCATCCGTGCTCAATTTGGTAATGGCGTAAAAGTGTTGTCGCTCCATTTCGAGCAGGATAAAATTACCAAGGGCAAACAGGATTCTGTGCGACTCGTCCGCATCTCGGATACGCTCATGCTGGTGGATAAAGAAAAACGCCGGCTCAATGCGTCCATTGCTGCACTCGAAGCGGAAAAAGCGACCATCACCGCCAATTCTAATTTGTTGAGCGGACAAAACAATGTCACCGTTGCCGAACTCAGCAAACTCTCGGAACTCTACCGTACGCGCATGAATGAAGTGTACAAACAAATTTGGATGTCGAACGAATCGCTGGCCGATTTGAATCGGTTGATTGGAAAATACAATGAGGAAATACAAAAAATCCGCAATGTGGTGAAGGTGGAATATTTTTATCAGATACGCATAACGGTGCATTCACCCGGACCTGTAAGCACCAACATGAATTTAAAATACCTCGTAGGCGGCGCTGCATGGGTTCCGCAATACGATATTCACAGTGATGGCGTAGATAAAGGCATTCGTCTCGACTACAACGCCAATGTGATGAACCAAAGCGGGGAGGACTGGAACAATGTGAAAATAGTATTGAGTACTTCCGATCCTTTACAAAATCAGGATTTACCGGATCTGGCGCCATGGTATTTGAATTATGGAAGTAACAATCAGAATTCGCAGCGTCAGTTAAGCAAAGAAGAAGCACAAGCCCGCAATGGCGATGTAAAAATTCTCGACAACGTAGCCTATCGCGAAATTGTAGTTTCCAATGTGGCGGTCGATTTTCCCATTGATGGTTCATATACTATTCCGAGCGACAGCAAACTGTATCGTCTCGATGTAAACAGCAATCAACTGGATGCTACGTTTAAATATAAAGCAGTGCCTAAAATCGATAACAGTGCTTATTTAGTAGCGCAGTTAACCGGTTGGGAAAAACTGAATTTAATTCAGGGTCCGAGCAATGTTTATTTCCGCGGTACCTTCATTGGTAAATCCTACATCGATCCCAACACCTACGGCGATACCTTGAACCTCTCGATGGGTCGCGATAATAAAGTGGTGGTGAACCGCATTAAAGTGGAGGATAAGGATGCACAAAAAGTAATTGGCTCCAATAAAAAAGAAACCTACACTTATAAAATCAGCATGAAAAATTCCAATTCAACACCCATTCATGTTGAATTAAACGATCAGCTTCCCGTGTCGCAAAATTCTGAAATCACCGTGGAGGTGCACGAAATTTCCAATGCCATTACGGAAGATTATACCGGAAAACTCACATGGAATGTGGACCTCAAAGCGGGCGAGAGCAAGGAGTTTCTGATTTCGTTTACGGTGAAATATCCGAAGGGAAAAAATGTGAAAGTGAATAAAGCGGATAAAAACATGTACCGCACTATTTCCAGTCCGAGTTTCTGA